The Vibrio echinoideorum genome includes a region encoding these proteins:
- a CDS encoding VC2046/SO_2500 family protein has product MQIHTLDKAGIINELKFGIGISQAVEQGRRADFALLLSMFSNDVRDCTPIDTIEVTETTEDRLREQFGVAEPQPLRSDQSSYEISAQQSNYFHQASLASAKLSHYLKPEALAFMPEDTADFPEEVYQNLSGHDRRKLANKHLPDLPHATLYNELSTAQRQYQIQAQV; this is encoded by the coding sequence ATGCAAATACACACTTTAGACAAAGCAGGAATCATCAACGAACTTAAGTTCGGCATCGGGATCAGCCAAGCGGTTGAGCAAGGTCGCCGTGCAGATTTCGCGTTGCTGTTATCTATGTTTTCTAATGATGTTCGCGATTGTACTCCTATAGACACTATCGAAGTCACTGAAACGACTGAAGATCGTCTACGCGAGCAATTCGGTGTAGCTGAACCTCAACCTCTACGTTCAGATCAATCCTCTTACGAGATTTCTGCGCAGCAGTCGAATTACTTTCATCAAGCCAGTCTTGCTAGCGCAAAGCTAAGCCATTACTTAAAACCAGAAGCACTGGCTTTTATGCCTGAAGATACGGCCGATTTCCCTGAAGAAGTTTATCAAAACCTATCTGGTCACGACCGACGTAAACTGGCAAATAAACATTTACCTGATTTGCCTCATGCCACCCTCTATAACGAGCTCTCTACAGCCCAACGTCAGTATCAGATTCAAGCTCAAGTATAG
- the adhE gene encoding bifunctional acetaldehyde-CoA/alcohol dehydrogenase, translated as MPVTNLAELDALVARVKAAQEEFSTFSQEKVDAIFRAASLAANHARIPLAQQAVAESGMGIVEDKVIKNHFASEFIYNKYKDEKTCGILEEDDNLGTMTIAEPVGIICGIVPTTNPTSTAIFKSLISLKTRNGIIFSPHPRAKNSTNDAAKLVLEAAVKAGAPKDIIGWIDQPSVELSNALMKHDGIALILATGGPGMVKAAYSSGKPAIGVGAGNVPVVIDDTADVKRAVASILMSKTFDNGVVCASEQAVIVMDEVYDEVKERFASHKGHVLSKSDADKVRKVLLIDGNLNAKIVGQPATAIAEMAGVKVPADTKILVGEGLGEVSYDDEFAHEKLSPTLGMFRASSFENAVAQAVTMVEIGGIGHTSGLYTNQDINADRIRYFGDKMKTARILINIPTTHGGIGDLYNFNVAPSLTLGCGSWGGNSISENVGPKHLINKKTVAKRAENMLWHKLPKSIYFRRGSLPIALGDLEGKKRAFLVTDRFLFNNGYADDVVSLLKAQGIEVQTFFDVEADPTLSVVEKGAEAMKSFQPDVILALGGGSPMDAAKIMWVMYEHPETHFEELAMRFMDIRKRIYKFPKMGQKAELVCITTTSGTGSEVTPFAVVTDDKTGAKYPLADYEITPNMAIVDANLVMNMPKSLTAFGGYDAVTHALEAYVSVLANEYSDGQALQALKMLKEYLPSSYKNGAADPIAREKVHNAATIAGVAFANAFLGVCHSMAHKLGAEFHLPHGLANALLISNTVRYNANDNPTKQTAFSQYDRPQARRRYAEVADHLGLSQAGDRTAQKIERLLTWLEELKLDLDIPLSIQAAGVNESDFIAKLDELAVEAFDDQCTGANPRYPLITELKEVLTTSYFGTPYVEGETFEGTTVILKKADQKPAEVKAPKAKKEKSEA; from the coding sequence ATGCCTGTAACTAACTTAGCTGAACTTGATGCTCTAGTAGCACGTGTTAAAGCAGCACAAGAAGAATTCTCTACATTCTCTCAAGAGAAAGTAGACGCAATCTTCCGTGCAGCTTCTCTTGCAGCTAACCATGCTCGTATTCCACTTGCACAACAAGCAGTTGCTGAATCTGGAATGGGTATTGTTGAAGATAAGGTTATCAAAAACCACTTTGCATCTGAATTTATCTACAACAAATACAAAGACGAAAAAACATGTGGCATCTTAGAAGAAGATGACAACCTAGGCACAATGACTATCGCTGAGCCTGTAGGTATCATCTGTGGTATCGTTCCAACAACGAACCCAACTTCAACAGCAATCTTCAAATCTCTAATCTCTCTTAAAACACGTAACGGCATCATCTTCTCGCCACACCCACGTGCAAAGAATTCTACAAACGATGCAGCGAAACTCGTTCTAGAAGCAGCAGTAAAAGCGGGCGCTCCAAAAGACATCATCGGTTGGATCGACCAACCATCTGTAGAGCTTTCTAACGCGCTTATGAAGCACGATGGTATCGCGCTTATCCTTGCTACTGGTGGTCCAGGCATGGTTAAAGCAGCATACTCTTCAGGTAAGCCTGCTATCGGCGTTGGTGCTGGTAACGTTCCTGTAGTTATCGATGACACAGCAGACGTTAAACGTGCTGTAGCATCTATCCTTATGTCTAAAACATTCGATAACGGCGTAGTATGTGCCTCTGAGCAAGCTGTAATCGTAATGGATGAAGTATACGACGAAGTGAAAGAGCGTTTCGCATCTCACAAAGGTCACGTACTAAGCAAATCTGACGCTGATAAAGTTCGTAAAGTGCTTCTTATCGATGGCAACCTAAACGCGAAAATCGTTGGTCAACCTGCAACTGCAATCGCTGAAATGGCGGGTGTTAAAGTTCCTGCTGATACTAAGATTCTTGTTGGTGAAGGCCTTGGCGAAGTATCTTACGACGACGAATTCGCTCATGAGAAACTGTCTCCAACTCTAGGTATGTTCCGCGCGTCTTCTTTCGAGAACGCAGTTGCTCAAGCAGTAACAATGGTTGAAATTGGTGGTATCGGTCACACGTCTGGTCTTTACACTAACCAAGATATTAATGCAGACCGCATCCGTTACTTCGGTGACAAGATGAAAACTGCACGTATCCTAATCAACATCCCTACTACTCACGGTGGTATCGGTGACCTGTACAACTTCAACGTTGCACCGTCTCTAACTCTTGGTTGTGGCTCTTGGGGTGGTAACTCTATCTCTGAGAACGTAGGTCCTAAGCACCTTATCAACAAGAAAACTGTAGCGAAGCGAGCTGAAAATATGTTGTGGCACAAACTACCTAAGTCTATCTACTTCCGTCGTGGTAGCCTTCCAATCGCTCTTGGCGACCTAGAAGGTAAGAAACGCGCATTCCTAGTAACTGACCGTTTCCTATTCAACAACGGTTACGCAGATGACGTAGTTAGCCTGCTTAAAGCACAAGGCATCGAAGTTCAAACTTTCTTCGACGTAGAAGCGGATCCAACACTATCTGTTGTTGAGAAAGGCGCTGAAGCAATGAAGAGCTTCCAACCTGACGTAATCCTTGCTCTAGGTGGCGGTTCTCCAATGGATGCTGCTAAGATCATGTGGGTTATGTACGAGCACCCAGAAACTCACTTCGAAGAACTAGCAATGCGCTTTATGGACATCCGTAAACGTATCTACAAGTTCCCTAAAATGGGTCAAAAAGCTGAGCTTGTATGTATCACTACAACTTCAGGTACTGGTTCAGAAGTTACTCCATTCGCTGTTGTTACAGACGACAAGACTGGTGCTAAGTACCCACTAGCTGATTACGAAATCACGCCAAACATGGCTATCGTTGATGCGAACTTAGTAATGAACATGCCTAAGTCTCTAACAGCGTTCGGTGGTTACGATGCAGTAACTCACGCTCTTGAAGCTTACGTATCGGTTCTTGCGAACGAGTACTCAGACGGTCAAGCGCTTCAAGCTCTTAAGATGCTTAAAGAATACCTGCCATCAAGCTACAAAAATGGTGCAGCTGACCCAATCGCTCGTGAAAAAGTACACAACGCAGCAACTATCGCTGGTGTAGCATTTGCGAACGCATTCCTAGGTGTGTGTCACTCAATGGCTCACAAACTTGGTGCTGAGTTCCACCTACCACACGGCCTTGCGAACGCATTGTTGATTTCTAACACTGTACGTTACAACGCGAACGACAACCCAACTAAGCAAACTGCATTCTCTCAGTACGACCGTCCACAAGCACGTCGTCGTTACGCTGAAGTTGCTGACCACCTAGGCCTAAGCCAAGCTGGTGACCGTACTGCTCAGAAGATTGAACGTCTACTGACTTGGTTAGAAGAGCTTAAACTTGACCTAGACATCCCACTGTCTATCCAAGCTGCGGGTGTTAACGAATCTGATTTCATCGCGAAACTAGACGAGTTAGCTGTTGAAGCGTTCGATGACCAGTGTACAGGTGCTAACCCACGTTACCCTCTAATCACTGAGCTTAAAGAAGTACTAACAACTTCTTACTTCGGTACTCCTTACGTTGAAGGCGAAACTTTCGAAGGTACTACAGTTATCCTTAAGAAAGCGGACCAAAAGCCTGCTGAAGTAAAAGCACCAAAAGCTAAAAAAGAAAAATCTGAAGCATAA
- the asd gene encoding aspartate-semialdehyde dehydrogenase, whose amino-acid sequence MRVGLVGWRGMVGSVLMQRMVEEKDFDLIEPVYYSTSQIGIPAPVLGGKDAGRLQDAFDIDSLKQLDAVITCQGGDYTSKVYPALRQAGWKGYWIDAASTLRMDADSIITLDPVNLAQIQQGIHGGTNTFVGGNCTVSLMLMALGGLYEKGMIEWMSAMTYQAASGAGAKNMRELISQMGVINDSVSSELANPSSSILDIDKKVADTIRSSSFPTDQFGAPLAGSLIPWVDVKRENGQSKEEWKAGVEANKILGLDGQPIPIDGTCVRIGAMRCHAQALTIKLKQDVPMDEIEEIIATHNDWVKVVPNDRDITAQELTPAKVTGTMSVPVGRLRKMSMGNDFLNAFTVGDQLLWGAAEPLRRTLRIILAEKA is encoded by the coding sequence ATGAGAGTAGGTCTAGTTGGTTGGCGCGGTATGGTTGGTTCTGTACTGATGCAACGTATGGTTGAAGAGAAAGATTTCGACCTAATTGAGCCTGTTTATTACAGCACATCTCAGATTGGTATTCCGGCCCCTGTTTTAGGTGGTAAAGATGCGGGTCGACTTCAAGACGCTTTTGATATTGATAGCCTAAAACAGCTTGATGCCGTGATTACCTGTCAAGGTGGCGACTACACATCAAAAGTATACCCAGCACTGCGTCAAGCAGGTTGGAAAGGTTACTGGATTGATGCAGCTTCTACCTTACGTATGGACGCTGATTCAATCATCACTCTTGATCCTGTTAACTTGGCTCAGATTCAGCAAGGTATCCACGGTGGCACTAACACTTTCGTTGGCGGCAACTGTACTGTGAGCTTAATGCTTATGGCTCTGGGTGGCCTATATGAGAAAGGCATGATTGAGTGGATGAGCGCCATGACTTATCAAGCAGCATCTGGTGCTGGTGCTAAGAACATGCGTGAACTGATTTCACAAATGGGTGTTATCAACGATAGCGTTAGCTCTGAGTTAGCGAACCCTTCAAGCTCAATTCTTGATATTGATAAAAAAGTGGCAGACACCATTCGTTCATCTTCATTTCCAACTGATCAATTTGGAGCACCTCTTGCGGGCTCGTTGATTCCTTGGGTCGATGTGAAACGCGAAAATGGTCAAAGCAAAGAAGAGTGGAAAGCGGGCGTTGAAGCGAACAAGATCCTTGGCCTAGATGGTCAACCAATCCCTATTGATGGTACTTGTGTTCGAATCGGTGCAATGCGTTGCCACGCTCAAGCATTAACGATTAAGCTTAAGCAAGACGTTCCAATGGACGAAATCGAAGAGATCATCGCGACTCATAACGATTGGGTTAAAGTGGTTCCTAATGACCGTGATATTACTGCGCAAGAACTCACACCAGCTAAAGTAACCGGCACGATGTCTGTACCAGTCGGTCGTCTGCGTAAGATGTCTATGGGTAACGACTTCCTAAACGCGTTTACGGTTGGTGACCAGTTGCTTTGGGGCGCAGCAGAGCCATTACGTCGTACTTTACGCATTATCCTAGCTGAGAAAGCGTAA
- a CDS encoding ion transporter, producing MSRQPLKHHLYVIIFGTHTPAGRAFDISLIVAIVVSLIVLILESIPSVMIEWSQQLRYIEYSFTALFTLEYLLRLYCSPKPKSYATSFYGVVDLLAILPTYLAIIFPGASFMGVVRLLRVMRIFRILKLVRYLQDSNILLRSLLMARRKILIFFSTVGILVVIFGALIFVIEGPENGFTSIPHSIYWAIVTITTVGYGDMIPQTALGKAIASLTMLLGYSILAVPTGIITAELSNEMNSHKELVKCPNCNRAGHDSDAMYCKHCASELADPDKRVVAKDPD from the coding sequence ATGTCACGTCAGCCTCTAAAGCATCATTTATACGTCATTATTTTTGGTACTCACACTCCAGCTGGACGTGCATTCGATATATCACTAATCGTTGCGATTGTGGTTTCACTTATTGTGCTTATCTTAGAGTCAATCCCTAGCGTGATGATCGAATGGTCACAGCAGCTACGTTACATCGAGTACAGCTTCACAGCACTATTCACACTAGAGTACTTATTAAGGCTTTATTGCTCTCCAAAACCGAAGTCTTACGCCACCAGCTTCTATGGTGTTGTTGACCTATTGGCGATTCTTCCGACCTACCTAGCGATCATCTTCCCTGGTGCTTCGTTTATGGGCGTTGTTAGGCTATTACGAGTCATGCGTATCTTCCGAATCCTAAAACTGGTTCGTTACCTACAAGATTCCAATATTTTGTTGCGCTCATTATTAATGGCAAGACGAAAGATACTCATATTCTTTAGCACAGTCGGTATCTTGGTGGTTATCTTCGGCGCTCTGATCTTTGTTATTGAAGGGCCAGAAAATGGCTTCACCAGTATTCCCCACAGTATTTATTGGGCAATCGTAACCATCACGACGGTTGGTTACGGTGACATGATCCCTCAAACCGCACTTGGTAAAGCGATCGCTTCGCTTACTATGCTGTTGGGTTACTCTATCTTAGCGGTACCGACAGGGATTATTACCGCAGAACTAAGCAATGAAATGAACTCACATAAAGAGCTGGTGAAGTGCCCCAACTGTAATCGAGCAGGCCATGATTCTGATGCTATGTATTGCAAACACTGTGCAAGTGAGCTGGCCGATCCTGACAAGCGCGTCGTAGCCAAAGACCCGGACTAA
- the nhaC gene encoding Na+/H+ antiporter NhaC: MKQSKTRLPNLLQVFIALGLFLSLAFSFTAKLDLPIQLALYIGWFIIIALGVRLGHQYKDLEKAALNGISNGLGAVLILLAVGALVGTWISGGIVPTIIYYGLKAIHPSIFLLATMIICSLTALATGTSWGAAGTAGIAMMGIGQGLGVPAPITAGAVLSGCYFGDKMSPLSDSVILASSMSGVEVVEHIKGMLPVALISYVITGIMFTAFGFHYAGNVDMSQVDSVIKAMEVQFYITPYSFVPVLIVLGLLAFRMPSFPVISFGSLLGIIWAVMIQEIDFLTAFNTAWAPFSISSGVEFIDSILNRGGMSSMLGSVAVIVFGLGFGGLLDKVGVLETIAKVFERRVNSAGSLATSTIGTAFMGNVFGSAMYVSLILTPKICAKNYDRLGYKRKNLSRNAEFGGTLTSGMVPWSDNGIYMASILGVATLSYAPFMWLSFICIIVTIVTSYMGWFVDKCEPTAPALQTEDATEFTKQQA, encoded by the coding sequence ATGAAGCAGAGTAAAACTCGTCTACCGAACCTATTGCAGGTATTTATCGCGTTAGGACTATTTCTATCCCTTGCTTTTTCCTTTACTGCAAAGCTTGATCTTCCAATCCAACTTGCCTTGTACATTGGTTGGTTCATTATCATCGCTCTGGGTGTTCGTCTTGGTCACCAATACAAAGACTTAGAAAAAGCAGCACTCAACGGAATATCTAACGGTTTAGGCGCAGTTTTAATACTTTTAGCCGTTGGCGCTCTTGTTGGTACATGGATTTCTGGCGGGATCGTACCTACCATCATTTACTATGGTCTGAAAGCTATCCATCCTTCTATCTTCCTTTTAGCGACGATGATCATCTGTTCTTTAACAGCATTAGCGACTGGTACTTCTTGGGGTGCAGCGGGTACGGCTGGTATTGCAATGATGGGTATCGGCCAAGGTCTAGGTGTTCCAGCACCGATTACTGCAGGTGCAGTACTGTCAGGTTGTTACTTCGGTGACAAGATGTCCCCTCTTTCTGATTCTGTAATCCTTGCTTCATCGATGTCAGGTGTAGAAGTTGTTGAGCACATCAAAGGGATGCTGCCTGTTGCGCTAATCAGCTACGTTATTACTGGCATTATGTTTACCGCGTTCGGTTTCCACTACGCGGGCAACGTTGACATGAGCCAAGTAGACTCTGTAATCAAAGCAATGGAAGTTCAGTTCTACATCACGCCTTACTCTTTTGTTCCGGTACTGATCGTGCTTGGCTTATTAGCTTTCCGCATGCCTTCATTCCCTGTGATTAGCTTTGGTTCTCTGCTAGGTATTATCTGGGCAGTCATGATTCAAGAGATCGATTTCCTAACTGCATTCAACACCGCTTGGGCACCGTTCTCGATTTCATCGGGCGTAGAGTTCATCGATTCAATTCTTAACCGTGGCGGCATGTCTTCAATGCTTGGTTCGGTTGCGGTTATCGTGTTTGGTTTAGGTTTTGGTGGCTTGTTGGATAAAGTCGGCGTACTCGAGACTATCGCTAAAGTGTTCGAACGCCGCGTAAACAGCGCAGGCTCACTAGCAACTAGCACAATTGGTACGGCTTTCATGGGTAACGTATTCGGTTCAGCGATGTACGTATCGTTAATCCTTACGCCAAAAATCTGTGCGAAAAACTACGATCGCTTAGGCTACAAGCGTAAGAACCTTTCTCGTAACGCCGAGTTTGGTGGAACGTTGACTTCAGGTATGGTGCCTTGGAGTGATAACGGGATCTACATGGCAAGCATTCTGGGTGTTGCGACACTGTCTTACGCCCCGTTCATGTGGTTGAGCTTTATCTGTATCATCGTGACCATCGTAACCTCTTATATGGGTTGGTTCGTTGATAAGTGTGAGCCAACAGCACCTGCGCTTCAAACTGAAGATGCGACAGAGTTTACTAAGCAACAAGCGTAA
- a CDS encoding SDR family oxidoreductase encodes MEIKSSIILVTSAGSRLGGTIANHFVNLGATVVLCDKDSTALQETYTQCSRFSDSVYRYTLEGNHNQAILAVFDFIQHTFNTTPDVLVNNWISAPMPSLIGDQPVSSFIDDLSSKASTLFAFGQISAERLREEDKEGVIVNVISHEDFNDVSGLESANSMITGFTHSWAKELTPFGIRVGGVVPAVHNADGKLNRCHWAQLQDELTRTTEYIISNDYFSGRVVAAEV; translated from the coding sequence ATGGAAATTAAAAGCTCAATCATATTGGTGACATCAGCAGGCTCGCGCTTGGGAGGAACGATTGCGAACCACTTTGTTAACCTTGGAGCTACCGTTGTCCTTTGTGATAAAGACTCTACTGCACTTCAAGAAACTTATACCCAATGTTCTCGATTCTCTGATTCCGTCTACCGTTACACGCTCGAAGGTAATCATAATCAAGCCATATTAGCGGTCTTCGATTTTATCCAGCACACCTTCAACACTACGCCGGATGTATTGGTGAATAACTGGATCAGCGCTCCAATGCCTAGTCTGATTGGCGACCAACCCGTCAGCAGTTTTATTGATGACCTCTCTTCTAAGGCCTCTACCCTTTTCGCTTTCGGCCAGATAAGTGCTGAGCGATTAAGAGAAGAGGATAAAGAAGGAGTGATCGTCAATGTGATCTCTCACGAAGACTTTAATGATGTGTCAGGTTTGGAGAGTGCCAACTCAATGATTACCGGTTTTACCCATAGTTGGGCTAAGGAACTCACTCCATTCGGGATACGAGTTGGTGGAGTTGTTCCTGCCGTTCATAATGCAGACGGTAAACTCAACCGATGTCACTGGGCTCAACTACAAGACGAACTGACCAGAACAACCGAATACATCATTTCTAATGATTACTTTAGTGGGCGGGTCGTGGCGGCTGAAGTATAG
- a CDS encoding chemotaxis protein gives MLRVSSRSWMVLLLSVVLSGCSLLEVKLDSQSTPLTQQELNARIMTREYAKMFFTRVEDSADLIAQSYPADDTSHQSYVLLWKIHAEQGLQQAAYQTSPMSALIDSWVFSAQMHQFYTLGDGAELFTTDHAAETALFLDQEAEKLAKGVLSSSDFSKSKEFVTQFAMSHPFKDLTFRSTPAYREWLTYLGKDELQVVQSLGTMPEAMSDASDRLSLMADQTPKLMSWKAELVALNSSLSGEDLSMTLESLRQTSASMQDFIENNPEYMQTLASIMSTEMQPLLNDLSDKTDQKLDILSEERVALEKMVTREREALVQMIEKERIEIAGIVSSERELFTQDLDRVSQEVVVLAIDKLMELIKGLIIYFILFILVVFFAPLGIGYWLGKRTANK, from the coding sequence ATGTTACGGGTTTCGAGTCGAAGTTGGATGGTGTTGTTGCTTAGCGTTGTGCTAAGTGGTTGTTCTCTATTAGAAGTTAAGTTAGATAGTCAGTCTACACCTCTCACTCAACAAGAGCTGAACGCTCGAATTATGACGCGTGAATACGCCAAGATGTTTTTTACGAGAGTAGAAGACTCGGCGGATTTGATCGCGCAATCTTACCCTGCTGATGATACTTCACATCAATCTTATGTTCTGCTTTGGAAGATCCATGCAGAACAGGGCTTACAGCAAGCCGCTTACCAAACTTCACCTATGTCAGCGTTAATCGACTCGTGGGTGTTTAGCGCTCAAATGCATCAGTTTTACACGTTAGGTGATGGCGCTGAACTATTCACGACAGATCATGCTGCAGAAACGGCTCTTTTTCTTGATCAAGAAGCAGAGAAGCTAGCAAAGGGCGTACTGAGCTCCAGTGATTTCAGCAAGAGCAAAGAATTCGTTACGCAGTTTGCAATGAGCCATCCGTTTAAAGATCTCACGTTCAGAAGTACACCGGCTTACCGCGAATGGTTAACTTATCTAGGTAAAGATGAATTGCAAGTCGTTCAGAGCTTAGGAACTATGCCGGAAGCGATGAGCGATGCATCGGATCGTTTAAGCTTAATGGCGGATCAAACACCAAAACTTATGTCGTGGAAAGCGGAGCTCGTGGCCTTAAATAGCTCACTATCGGGTGAAGACTTGTCTATGACGCTGGAAAGCCTTCGTCAAACATCAGCAAGCATGCAGGACTTTATTGAAAATAACCCAGAGTACATGCAAACGCTGGCTTCTATTATGTCAACAGAAATGCAGCCGCTACTGAATGATCTTAGCGATAAAACAGACCAGAAGCTGGATATACTCAGTGAAGAACGTGTGGCATTGGAAAAAATGGTCACTCGAGAGAGAGAAGCTCTAGTACAAATGATTGAAAAAGAACGCATCGAGATTGCAGGTATTGTTTCATCAGAAAGAGAATTATTCACTCAAGACCTCGACCGCGTTTCTCAAGAAGTGGTTGTTCTCGCGATAGATAAGCTGATGGAGTTAATCAAAGGTCTGATTATCTACTTCATCTTGTTTATCTTAGTGGTGTTCTTTGCACCGCTAGGAATTGGGTATTGGTTGGGTAAACGAACCGCCAATAAATAA
- a CDS encoding YchE family NAAT transporter, producing MQGLELAIFMQFFLGLVAAVNPIGIMPVFVSLTAHMPPEERNRTALQANIAVTVILIVSLIAGQMLLDMFSISLDSFRVAGGLLLLSIAFSMMSGKLGEDKQNKQEKSEYISKEQIGVVPLAMPLMAGPGAISSTIVYGSRYPAAIDTVGIGLSIVAFATCSWLLFRSAPVIVRFLGQTGINVITRIMGLILGALGIEFIANGLRNLFPGLA from the coding sequence ATGCAAGGCTTAGAACTCGCAATTTTTATGCAATTCTTCCTTGGGCTTGTTGCCGCCGTAAACCCTATCGGCATCATGCCTGTTTTTGTATCTCTTACTGCTCATATGCCACCAGAAGAGAGGAACAGGACAGCCTTACAAGCCAACATTGCTGTTACCGTTATATTAATTGTGTCGCTTATTGCAGGACAAATGCTTCTGGACATGTTCAGCATCTCTCTCGATTCATTCCGTGTTGCAGGTGGACTGCTATTACTGAGCATCGCATTTTCGATGATGAGCGGTAAACTCGGTGAAGATAAGCAGAACAAACAAGAGAAATCTGAATACATTAGCAAAGAGCAAATTGGCGTAGTTCCACTAGCAATGCCTTTAATGGCAGGTCCTGGTGCAATCAGTTCGACCATTGTTTATGGTTCTCGCTACCCAGCCGCCATTGATACCGTAGGAATAGGCCTTAGTATTGTCGCGTTCGCAACGTGCTCTTGGCTTCTGTTTCGCTCTGCGCCCGTCATCGTTCGCTTTCTTGGCCAAACAGGAATTAACGTGATCACGCGTATCATGGGTTTGATTCTTGGCGCGCTAGGTATAGAGTTCATTGCTAACGGACTGCGTAACTTATTCCCTGGGTTAGCATAA
- the yejK gene encoding nucleoid-associated protein YejK produces MSLHLSNVILHQLSKNDQEELIVNYRAESLANDASSESLVAELHRVFNSKAGKGFGSFKSDSEFQQSLHEFRAGEQSFYDFSQKSALRLKDELSKYPFADEGTLVLAEYQSLATDYLFIGLLPSNQSLKVTEGLDISATDYLDISKMDIVARLDLSTYDTDKESNRYLTYIKGRVGRKVADFFLDFLQAEVGLDAKQQNQVLMQAVEDFVSDSKLEKEEAISYKKQVADYCNEQLKAGDEVQVRELSGELPASTDGTSFLDYTSEQGYELEESFPADRATMRKLTKFVGAGGGLNVSFDSLLLGERIFYDPETDTLTIKGTPPNLRDQLTRNKS; encoded by the coding sequence ATGAGCCTTCACCTTTCCAACGTAATTTTACACCAGTTAAGCAAGAACGATCAGGAAGAACTGATTGTTAACTATCGTGCTGAATCTCTAGCTAACGATGCTTCGTCTGAAAGCCTAGTGGCTGAGCTTCACCGAGTATTCAACTCAAAAGCAGGCAAAGGGTTTGGTTCTTTCAAATCCGACAGCGAATTCCAGCAGTCGTTGCATGAATTTCGAGCGGGAGAGCAAAGTTTTTATGATTTCTCTCAAAAAAGTGCGCTACGTCTAAAAGATGAGCTTTCAAAGTATCCCTTTGCTGATGAAGGCACGTTGGTGCTAGCTGAATACCAATCACTGGCAACAGATTACCTTTTCATTGGCTTGTTGCCTTCGAACCAAAGTTTGAAAGTAACAGAAGGTCTAGACATTAGTGCGACTGACTACCTTGATATTTCAAAGATGGACATCGTAGCGCGCCTTGACCTTTCAACATACGATACAGACAAAGAGTCGAATCGTTACCTTACTTATATTAAAGGACGTGTTGGCCGTAAAGTCGCGGATTTCTTCTTAGATTTTCTTCAAGCAGAAGTCGGTCTAGATGCTAAGCAACAGAACCAAGTGTTGATGCAAGCGGTAGAAGATTTTGTTTCTGATTCTAAGTTAGAGAAAGAAGAAGCGATTAGCTATAAAAAGCAGGTTGCGGATTACTGCAACGAACAGCTAAAAGCAGGTGATGAGGTTCAAGTTCGTGAACTTTCTGGAGAATTACCAGCAAGCACTGATGGCACTAGCTTCCTTGACTATACTAGTGAGCAAGGCTACGAGTTAGAAGAAAGTTTCCCAGCAGATCGTGCAACTATGCGTAAACTAACAAAATTTGTTGGTGCTGGTGGCGGTTTGAATGTTAGTTTTGATAGTCTGCTTCTTGGTGAACGTATCTTTTACGATCCGGAGACAGACACACTAACTATTAAAGGCACACCACCTAACTTACGTGACCAACTGACTCGTAATAAGTCATAG
- a CDS encoding YejL family protein, translated as MPIISKYTDTQVEKILAEVGAVLSKHKASPELSLMIAGNIATNVLNQNVAASQRKGIAEKFAEALISSLEDKKSH; from the coding sequence ATGCCGATTATATCTAAATACACAGATACACAAGTTGAAAAAATCCTAGCTGAAGTGGGTGCAGTACTATCTAAGCACAAAGCTTCACCAGAACTTTCACTGATGATCGCTGGAAATATCGCAACCAATGTCTTAAATCAGAACGTTGCTGCTTCACAACGCAAAGGAATTGCTGAAAAATTTGCAGAGGCTTTAATTTCTTCTCTTGAAGATAAAAAGTCTCACTAA